One Amaranthus tricolor cultivar Red isolate AtriRed21 chromosome 1, ASM2621246v1, whole genome shotgun sequence DNA window includes the following coding sequences:
- the LOC130827931 gene encoding wax ester synthase/diacylglycerol acyltransferase 11-like has translation MEGKLRINTKCRKAEFEDGLEPVSPLTEYLLTESFTLFILAVFELEISVDFSSAYYYLNHLFLNAHPRFSSIPVEEKKGNKMWKQVEVNVEDHVKVAVFGEDKSTEYYSNQFDIYISQLANSKMSLQKPLWELHIFNYPTINGAKATIIFKFHHALADGISLMGVVLSCVQRHDDPFKPLSFPTKTTTLRPKNSPDAFMKVLNFVPQFMASVFYSFYYFGQSLRMLYHEDDRTPVRPKNIKCAPLCASIQTLTWSLTDVKRIKTVLGVVRRAITHALACLLFGWLSYLFYAMFG, from the exons atggaaGGTAAGCTGAGGATAAACACAAAGTGTAGAAAAGCAGAATTTGAGGATGGCTTAGAACCAGTTAGCCCTCTTACTGAATACTTGCTTACTGAGAGTTTTACACTCTTTATTTTAGCTGTTTTTGAACTTGAGATttctgttgatttttcttctgcATATTATTATCTCAACCATTTATTCCTTAATGCTCATCCTCGTTTCTCCTCTATTCCG GTTGAGGAGAAAAAGGGCAATAAAATGTGGAAGCAAGTGGAAGTGAATGTTGAGGATCATGTAAAAGTAGCAGTATTTGGCGAAGATAAATCAACAGAATATTATAGTAATCAGTTTGATATATACATATCCCAATTAGCAAATTCAAAAATGTCACTACAAAAACCCTTATGGGAACTCCACATATTTAACTACCCAACAATAAATGGAGCAAAAGCAACCATAATATTCAAGTTTCATCATGCACTTGCTGATGGTATTTCTCTCATGGGTGTTGTCTTATCTTGTGTTCAAAGACATGATGACCCTTTTAAGCCTCTCAGTTTTCCAACTAAAACTACAACTTTAAGACCCAAAAACAGTCCTGATGCTTTTATGAAAGTTCTTAACTTTGTGCCTCAATTTATGGCTTCTGTCTTCtattcgttttattattttgggcAAAGTCTCAGGATGTTATACCATGAAGATGATCGGACTCCTGTTAGGCCTAAAAATATAAAGTGTGCTCCATTATGTGCATCCATTCAAACACTCACTTGGTCTCTTACTGATGTCAAAAGAATTAAAACTGTTCTTGGTGTGGTAAGACGTGCAATAACTCATGCCTTAGCTTGTTtgctttttggttggctttcttatttgttttatgcTATGTTTGGATAG